A section of the Gallus gallus isolate bGalGal1 chromosome 4, bGalGal1.mat.broiler.GRCg7b, whole genome shotgun sequence genome encodes:
- the TBX22 gene encoding T-box transcription factor TBX22 yields MALSSRAHAFSVEALVGRSAKRKGPDGRDEESGAGCRQSRRASEPEKRPKAGAESREVGDEVQVELQGSELWKRFHEIGTEMIITKAGRRMFPSVRVKVKGLEPLQQYYIAIDVVPVDSKRYRYVYHSSQWMVAGNTDHSCITPRLYIHPDSPCSGETWMRQIISFDRVKLTNNEMDDKGHIILQSMHKYKPRVHVIAQDSRFDLAQIQSLPAEGVRTFSFQETEFTTVTAYQNQQITKLKIDRNPFAKGFRDPGRNRGVLDGLLEPFPWRPPLALDLKAFGADSQGSSSSSSPVTSSAGTPSPLNPLLSPPCSPPTFHLAVSGVGAPCPESHLPGLGVPLCYRLCPANVLRQQPLILPSHQKPGGPGPPILPHFVVDVPKLSSLGIASLKSAKSEDLSGPCLQVPNSASQMLYGLHASGNIFPSSPIAREALNCSLHPPYGLYGYSFSMPSRLTSAASHFGVSDSLPAAFRDSRCNHPSWHSAINHCL; encoded by the exons atggCGCTCAGCTCCCGGGCTCACGCCTTCTCGGTGGAAGCCCTCGTGGGCCGCTCGGCCAAGAGAAAGGGACCCGACGGCCGCGACGAGGAGAGCGGGgcgggctgcaggcagagccgcAGAGCCTCCGAGCCCG AGAAGCGGCCCAAGGCCGGCGCCGAGAGCCGGGAGGTGGGGGACGAGGTGCAGGTGGAGTTGCAGGGCTCCGAGCTCTGGAAGAGGTTCCACGAGATCGGCACCGAGATGATCATCACCAAGGCCGGCAG GCGGATGTTCCCATCGGTCAGGGTGAAGGTGAAGGGGCTGGAGCCACTGCAGCAGTATTACATCGCCATCGATGTTGTGCCAGTGGACTCCAAACGGTACAG GTATGTCTACCACAGCTCACAGTGGATGGTGGCGGGGAACACGGACCACTCCTGCATCACACCACGGCTCTACATCCACCCCGACTCCCCCTGCTCGGGAGAAACGTGGATGAGGCAAATCATCAGCTTCGACCGGGTGAAGCTCACCAACAACGAGATGGACGACAAGGGGCAC ATCATCCTGCAGTCCATGCACAAGTACAAGCCCCGTGTCCACGTTATCGCCCAGGACTCCCGCTTCGACCTGGCGCAGATTCAGTCGCTGCCGGCTGAGGGGGTGCGCACCTTCTCCTTCCAGGAGACCGAGTTCACCACGGTCACAGCCTACCAGAACCAGCAG ATCACCAAGCTGAAGATCGATAGGAACCCCTTCGCCAAAGGCTTTCGGGACCCTGGCAGGAACAG GGGAGTGCTGGATGGGCTCCTGGAGCCCTTCCCATGGCGGCCACCGCTCGCTCTGGACTTGAAGGCCTTTGGCGCAGACAGCCAGG gcagcagctccagctcttccCCGGTGACCTCCAGTGCTGGGACACCCTCTCCTCTCAacccactgctgtcccctccGTGCTCACCTCCCACCTTCCACCTGGCTGTGAGCGGTGTCGGCGCGCCGTGCCCTGAGTCCCACCTGCCCGGCCTCGGCGTGCCCCTCTGCTACCGGCTATGCCCTGCCAACGTTCTCCGCCAGCAGCCCCTCATCCTCCCCAGCCACCAGAAGCCAGGCGGCCCCGGTccccccatcctgccccacTTTGTGGTCGATGTACCCAAGCTCTCCTCCCTCGGCATCGCCAGCCTGAAGAGCGCTAAGTCTGAAGACCTGAGCGGGCCGTGTCTGCAGGTCCCCAACTCCGCCAGCCAAATGCTGTATGGATTACATGCATCTGGAAACATTTTCCCATCGAGTCCCATTGCTCGGGAAGCACTTAATTGTTCCCTACATCCTCCATATGGTTTGTACGGCTACAGCTTCTCCATGCCATCCAGACTGACGAGCGCGGCGAGCCATTTCGGAGTGAGTGACAGCCTGCCCGCTGCCTTCAGGGACAGCCGATGCAATCACCCCAGCTGGCACTCAGCAATTAACCACTGCCTTTAG